A part of Myxococcus fulvus genomic DNA contains:
- a CDS encoding phosphodiester glycosidase family protein, protein MGGTTSIRGGSSTGSSSGASGADAARRAEEARQRAEAARKAAEAARKAAEAARRAAEAARLAQEKARAEAAKAKQQAEKPGQTPEEQKASRKEAEAAAKAEKVAQQRASKADEALRAAEEKAARTAQQAQGAMGQANVLAAQQGLAQPFDDKSVNGVKPRAATSDVSSFDAAPRREGMDKLLGNVAAPPGSAEGSTLLTEDAKDGKVNCLDVAADWVDKASPELRARSEMVFLQDQRPGAEGQTGHVVVRQGEQVLDPTTNQSYESMEAYKKAQPQYQEVGSVPATDAQRIFDTPPGSPERAAELEKAKLSPELRNMMVADASPAEQQAWDRYDAHVKAGPPKDLPQNMGLRQEILEAHAAKTKELAAEANKASVERLRTELGSTPEGKKALEDLDARGVGINVVDDASYAQLPGAGTDGHALPGNGDITLSRKGATVDVLQREAQRSAETQQLKLPTTPEDGERLAVSVSETLKANPRQPVEFEDGGIHVVAMKNPKASLVESGGSALDVFGFSPFTSEAKEAGANPGSDTIINTSFYDLAAWGTNPVGQVVKDGEVIAGGSEPDRFYAAWTDSGMKFGQGDPPKDANLAFGGAVPVIIDGTPYGVGNQYKPGTDPSAPVTGDPGAHAGNLTQRNNESFKAQDERGKEVGKVIVGYDRDTGTTYVVAQQDGSKPGKTLSEIRDALVKLGVDDAVSFDGSDSATLVRDDQVKVEPGGLKNQTIPYGLRLSLGE, encoded by the coding sequence ATGGGCGGCACGACGTCGATTCGGGGTGGCTCTTCGACAGGTTCGTCCTCGGGGGCATCTGGAGCGGATGCGGCCCGACGCGCCGAGGAGGCCCGGCAGCGTGCGGAGGCGGCGCGCAAGGCGGCCGAGGCGGCGCGCAAGGCGGCGGAGGCGGCCCGCAGGGCGGCGGAGGCGGCGCGGCTGGCGCAGGAGAAGGCGCGCGCGGAGGCGGCGAAGGCGAAGCAGCAGGCGGAGAAGCCGGGGCAGACGCCCGAGGAGCAGAAGGCCTCTCGCAAGGAGGCCGAGGCGGCGGCCAAGGCGGAGAAGGTCGCTCAGCAGCGCGCGTCCAAGGCCGACGAGGCGCTGCGGGCCGCGGAGGAGAAGGCGGCGAGGACGGCCCAGCAGGCGCAGGGCGCCATGGGGCAGGCGAACGTGTTGGCGGCGCAGCAGGGCCTGGCGCAGCCGTTCGACGACAAGAGCGTCAACGGCGTGAAGCCGAGGGCCGCCACGTCGGACGTGTCGTCGTTCGACGCCGCGCCGCGCCGCGAGGGCATGGACAAGCTGTTGGGCAACGTGGCCGCGCCGCCGGGGAGCGCGGAAGGGTCCACGCTGCTGACGGAGGACGCGAAGGACGGGAAGGTCAACTGCCTGGACGTGGCGGCGGACTGGGTGGACAAGGCGTCGCCGGAGCTGCGTGCGCGCTCGGAGATGGTGTTCCTGCAGGACCAGCGGCCGGGGGCCGAGGGGCAGACGGGGCACGTCGTCGTGCGCCAGGGTGAGCAGGTGTTGGACCCGACGACGAACCAGTCGTACGAGTCCATGGAGGCGTACAAGAAGGCGCAGCCGCAGTACCAGGAGGTGGGCAGCGTGCCGGCGACGGACGCCCAGCGCATCTTCGACACGCCGCCGGGTTCGCCCGAGCGCGCCGCGGAGCTGGAGAAGGCGAAGCTGTCGCCCGAGCTGCGGAACATGATGGTGGCGGACGCGAGCCCGGCCGAGCAGCAGGCGTGGGACCGCTACGACGCACACGTGAAGGCGGGGCCGCCCAAGGATTTGCCGCAGAACATGGGGTTGAGGCAGGAGATCCTCGAGGCCCATGCCGCCAAGACGAAGGAGCTGGCGGCCGAGGCGAACAAGGCGTCGGTGGAGCGGCTGCGCACGGAGCTGGGCTCGACGCCCGAGGGCAAGAAGGCGCTGGAGGACCTGGACGCGCGGGGTGTCGGCATCAACGTGGTGGACGACGCGTCGTACGCGCAGCTTCCGGGCGCGGGGACGGACGGGCACGCGTTGCCGGGCAACGGCGACATCACGCTGAGCCGCAAGGGCGCGACGGTGGACGTGCTCCAGCGCGAGGCGCAGCGCTCCGCGGAGACGCAGCAGCTGAAGCTGCCGACGACGCCCGAGGACGGCGAGCGCCTGGCGGTGTCGGTGTCGGAGACGTTGAAGGCGAACCCGCGTCAGCCGGTGGAGTTCGAGGACGGGGGCATCCACGTCGTCGCGATGAAGAATCCGAAGGCGTCGCTGGTGGAGAGCGGGGGCAGCGCGCTGGACGTGTTCGGGTTCTCGCCGTTCACCTCCGAGGCGAAGGAGGCGGGGGCCAACCCGGGCAGTGACACCATCATCAACACGAGCTTCTACGACCTGGCGGCGTGGGGAACGAACCCGGTGGGGCAGGTGGTGAAGGACGGCGAGGTGATTGCGGGAGGGTCCGAGCCGGACCGCTTCTACGCGGCGTGGACGGACTCGGGGATGAAGTTCGGGCAGGGAGACCCGCCGAAGGACGCGAACCTGGCGTTCGGTGGCGCGGTGCCGGTCATCATCGACGGGACGCCGTACGGGGTGGGCAACCAGTACAAGCCGGGCACGGACCCCTCGGCGCCGGTGACGGGAGACCCGGGAGCGCACGCGGGGAACCTGACGCAGCGGAACAACGAGAGCTTCAAGGCCCAGGATGAGCGGGGCAAGGAGGTCGGCAAGGTCATCGTCGGCTACGACCGGGACACGGGCACGACGTACGTGGTGGCGCAGCAGGACGGCTCCAAGCCGGGCAAGACGCTCTCGGAGATTCGAGACGCGCTGGTGAAGCTCGGCGTGGATGACGCGGTGTCGTTCGACGGCTCGGACTCGGCGACGCTCGTGCGCGACGACCAGGTGAAGGTGGAGCCAGGGGGCCTCAAGAACCAGACCATCCCCTACGGCCTGCGGCTCAGCCTGGGGGAGTGA
- a CDS encoding serine hydrolase: protein MSRVPSSRLAAVSFTGALALGLLTGAAPAKPQTQWLSRPAEAARVARVEEGLAPISVPGETPKHLSLPQWMELYKVPGVSIAVFDQGKLVWAKAYGVKQAGGAEPVTIDTLFQAASISKPVTAMAAMHHAEKNKWSLDENVNDKLVSWKLPDNDFTKEQKVTLRRLLSHTAGTTVHGFGGYTVDAPLPTTQQILDGEKPANTSAVRVDTVPGTLTRYSGGGTTIVQQLLVDQLKKPFPRIMQETVLAPLGMKDSTFEQPLPASLAPRAATGTTPDGKSIQGGWHVYPEMAPAGLWTTPSDLARAALEMSKAAKGQSKRVVSQAMAKQMLTRQPESKSFGIGYLRNPGQDWFGHGGANEGYRALLVAFESGGGVAIMTNSDNGSRLFERIVASAISVYGWKGYTVAPEHPGMTTDLLARMKGTDVAIAWFKARKAEAPKDEKLSADILNELGYSLLREKRLDDALKLFEANVELFPQDANAHDSLGEGYVAAGRKTEGAASYRKSLELNPKNDNARKVLETLGTAATTK, encoded by the coding sequence ATGTCTCGAGTCCCTTCCTCCCGCCTCGCCGCCGTGTCCTTCACGGGCGCGCTCGCGCTCGGTCTGCTCACCGGCGCGGCTCCCGCAAAACCCCAGACGCAGTGGCTGTCACGCCCCGCCGAGGCCGCGCGCGTGGCCCGCGTGGAGGAGGGCCTGGCGCCCATCTCCGTGCCCGGTGAGACGCCCAAGCACCTGTCCCTGCCGCAGTGGATGGAGCTGTACAAGGTCCCCGGCGTGAGCATCGCCGTGTTCGACCAGGGCAAGCTCGTCTGGGCCAAGGCCTACGGCGTCAAGCAGGCCGGCGGCGCCGAGCCCGTCACCATCGACACGCTCTTCCAGGCCGCGTCCATCAGCAAGCCCGTCACGGCGATGGCCGCCATGCACCACGCCGAGAAGAACAAGTGGTCGCTCGACGAGAACGTCAACGACAAGCTCGTGTCGTGGAAGCTCCCCGACAACGACTTCACGAAGGAGCAGAAGGTCACCCTGCGCCGCCTGCTCTCGCACACCGCGGGCACCACCGTGCACGGCTTCGGGGGCTACACCGTCGACGCGCCCCTGCCCACGACGCAGCAGATTCTCGATGGTGAGAAGCCCGCCAACACGTCGGCCGTGCGCGTGGACACCGTGCCCGGCACGCTCACGCGCTACAGCGGCGGCGGCACCACCATCGTCCAGCAGCTCCTGGTGGACCAGCTGAAGAAGCCGTTCCCGCGCATCATGCAGGAGACGGTGCTCGCGCCGCTCGGCATGAAGGACAGCACCTTCGAGCAGCCCCTGCCCGCGTCGCTCGCCCCGCGCGCCGCCACCGGCACCACCCCCGACGGCAAGAGCATCCAGGGCGGCTGGCACGTCTACCCGGAGATGGCGCCCGCGGGCCTGTGGACGACGCCGTCGGACCTGGCGCGCGCCGCGCTGGAGATGTCCAAGGCCGCCAAGGGCCAGTCCAAGCGCGTGGTGTCGCAGGCCATGGCGAAGCAGATGCTCACCCGGCAGCCCGAGTCGAAGTCCTTCGGCATCGGCTACCTGCGCAACCCGGGCCAGGACTGGTTCGGCCACGGCGGCGCGAACGAGGGCTACCGCGCCCTGCTCGTGGCCTTCGAGTCCGGTGGCGGCGTGGCCATCATGACCAACTCCGACAACGGCTCGCGCCTGTTCGAGCGCATCGTCGCCAGCGCCATCTCCGTGTACGGCTGGAAGGGCTACACCGTGGCGCCCGAGCACCCCGGGATGACGACGGACCTGCTGGCGCGCATGAAGGGCACCGACGTCGCCATCGCGTGGTTCAAGGCGCGCAAGGCCGAGGCGCCCAAGGACGAGAAGCTGTCCGCGGACATCCTCAACGAGCTCGGGTACTCGCTGCTGCGCGAGAAGCGCCTGGACGACGCGCTGAAGCTGTTCGAGGCCAACGTCGAGCTCTTCCCCCAGGACGCCAACGCGCACGACAGCCTGGGCGAGGGCTACGTGGCCGCGGGCCGCAAGACCGAGGGCGCCGCGAGCTACCGCAAGTCGCTGGAGCTCAACCCGAAGAACGACAACGCGCGCAAGGTGCTGGAGACCCTCGGCACCGCCGCGACGACGAAGTAG
- a CDS encoding alpha/beta hydrolase, translating to MSATVQQTQGQPDTIVLIHGMWMTPRSWQGWIARYEKAGYRVIAPTWPGLEGGVEALQKDPTPLNNLGVKDIVDHYERIIRALPTPPILMGHSFGGAFVQMLLDRGVGAAGVAIHSAPVKGVYTLPFTTIKSTASTLLNPANVKRHAPMTPEQFHYAFTNTLTQAESDEIYRTQYIPGSGRALFQGALANLTPRSEVTVNLRNDARAPLLFLSGDLDIILPASIQRENVKRYAKSKAVTEYVEVPGRSHYTVAQPGWEAIADQALNWAVEHAAAVRN from the coding sequence ATGAGCGCCACCGTTCAGCAGACCCAGGGCCAGCCGGATACCATCGTCCTCATCCACGGCATGTGGATGACGCCGCGCAGCTGGCAGGGCTGGATTGCCCGCTACGAGAAGGCCGGCTACCGCGTCATCGCCCCGACGTGGCCCGGGCTGGAGGGTGGAGTCGAGGCGCTGCAGAAGGACCCCACGCCGCTCAACAACCTGGGCGTGAAGGACATCGTCGACCACTACGAGCGCATCATCCGCGCGCTGCCCACCCCGCCCATCCTCATGGGCCACTCGTTCGGCGGCGCCTTCGTGCAGATGCTGTTGGACCGGGGCGTGGGCGCGGCGGGCGTAGCCATCCACTCGGCGCCCGTGAAGGGCGTCTACACGCTGCCCTTCACCACCATCAAGTCGACCGCGTCGACGCTCCTCAACCCCGCCAACGTCAAGCGCCACGCGCCCATGACGCCCGAGCAGTTCCACTACGCCTTCACCAACACGCTGACGCAAGCGGAGTCGGACGAGATCTACCGCACCCAGTACATCCCCGGCTCGGGCCGGGCGCTGTTCCAGGGCGCGCTGGCGAACCTGACGCCGCGCTCGGAAGTCACGGTGAATCTGCGCAACGACGCGCGCGCCCCGCTGCTGTTCCTCTCGGGTGACCTGGACATCATCCTCCCGGCCAGCATCCAGCGGGAGAACGTGAAGCGCTACGCGAAGTCGAAGGCGGTGACGGAGTACGTCGAGGTGCCCGGCCGCTCGCACTACACCGTGGCCCAGCCCGGCTGGGAGGCCATCGCGGACCAGGCCCTGAACTGGGCCGTCGAGCACGCCGCCGCCGTCCGCAACTGA
- a CDS encoding RNA polymerase sigma factor: MKPPASHAIESLLREHAPRVLGAILRRFRDFGASEDAVQEALLAAAMQWPLHGVPDDPRAWLIQVASRRITDQVRAEAARRHREELVVSMVPPELQLVLPVMGDESMGRDDTLALLFMCCHPALTTTSAIALTLRAVGGLTTAEIARAFLVPEATMAQRISRAKQSIHTSGVPFQKPTPEETAQRLGAVLHVLYLVFNEGYTATSGPQVLRTDLSGEAIRLTRMLHTLLPEDGEVAGLLALMLLTDARRAARTGPSGALIPLDAQDRSLWDAAMIAEGVALISATLSKGSLGLYQVQAAIAAVHDEAARAEDTDWPQILALYGVLMGLTDNPMVALNHAIATAMVHGPRTGLTLLDVLDKSGRLGGNHRLAAVRAHLLERAGEHAKAVVHYLEAAERTTSLPERDYLLLQAARLREGESPGRG; this comes from the coding sequence GTGAAGCCTCCGGCGAGCCACGCCATCGAGTCCCTGCTGCGCGAGCACGCGCCCAGGGTGCTGGGCGCCATCCTCCGACGGTTCCGTGACTTCGGAGCCTCGGAGGACGCGGTCCAGGAGGCGCTGCTCGCGGCCGCGATGCAGTGGCCCCTCCATGGCGTGCCGGACGACCCGCGCGCCTGGCTGATTCAAGTGGCCTCCCGGCGCATCACCGACCAGGTGCGCGCCGAGGCGGCCCGACGCCACCGCGAGGAGCTGGTGGTGAGCATGGTGCCGCCGGAGCTGCAGCTCGTCCTGCCCGTGATGGGGGACGAGTCCATGGGGCGCGACGACACGCTGGCGCTGCTCTTCATGTGCTGTCACCCGGCGCTGACGACAACCTCGGCGATCGCCCTCACGCTGCGCGCGGTGGGCGGCCTGACGACGGCGGAGATCGCCAGGGCCTTCCTCGTCCCCGAGGCGACGATGGCGCAGCGAATCAGCCGCGCCAAGCAGAGCATCCACACCTCCGGGGTGCCATTCCAGAAGCCCACGCCGGAGGAGACCGCGCAGCGGCTGGGCGCGGTGCTGCACGTGCTCTACCTCGTCTTCAACGAGGGCTATACGGCGACCTCCGGGCCCCAGGTGCTCCGCACGGATTTGTCGGGCGAGGCCATCCGGCTGACGCGGATGCTGCACACGCTGTTGCCGGAGGACGGCGAGGTGGCGGGGCTGCTCGCGCTGATGTTGCTGACGGACGCGCGGAGGGCCGCGAGGACGGGGCCCTCGGGAGCGCTGATTCCGCTCGACGCACAGGACCGGAGTCTCTGGGACGCGGCCATGATTGCCGAGGGCGTGGCGCTCATCTCGGCGACGCTGTCGAAGGGCTCGCTGGGGCTGTACCAGGTGCAGGCGGCCATCGCGGCGGTGCATGACGAGGCGGCGCGCGCCGAGGACACGGACTGGCCGCAGATTCTCGCGCTCTACGGCGTGTTGATGGGACTGACGGACAACCCGATGGTGGCGCTCAACCACGCCATCGCGACGGCGATGGTGCACGGGCCTCGCACCGGGCTGACGTTGCTGGACGTGCTGGACAAGAGCGGGCGGCTGGGCGGGAACCACCGACTGGCCGCGGTCCGCGCGCACCTCCTGGAGCGGGCCGGTGAGCACGCGAAGGCGGTGGTGCATTACCTCGAGGCCGCCGAGCGCACGACGAGCCTGCCCGAGCGCGATTACCTCCTGTTGCAGGCCGCGCGGTTGCGCGAGGGTGAGTCGCCTGGGCGCGGGTGA
- a CDS encoding YciI family protein, with amino-acid sequence MKYMLMMNHAGQGPYAMMNWPKEDIRAHIGFMVSFVKKLSSTGELLAAEGLAGPDQAKRVKAGADGKPVTDGVFPESKEFLVGYWLVEVDSPERAYAIAAEASAAPGLAGKPMNMNIEVRQVMSGPPPEFL; translated from the coding sequence ATGAAGTACATGCTGATGATGAACCACGCAGGTCAGGGCCCGTACGCGATGATGAACTGGCCGAAGGAGGACATCCGGGCGCACATCGGGTTCATGGTGTCCTTCGTGAAGAAGCTCTCCTCCACCGGAGAGCTGCTGGCGGCCGAGGGCCTGGCCGGGCCGGATCAGGCGAAGCGCGTGAAGGCGGGGGCGGACGGCAAGCCCGTCACCGACGGCGTCTTCCCCGAGTCGAAGGAGTTCCTCGTGGGCTACTGGCTGGTGGAGGTGGACAGCCCCGAGCGCGCCTACGCCATCGCCGCCGAGGCCTCCGCCGCGCCGGGCCTCGCGGGCAAGCCGATGAACATGAACATCGAGGTCCGGCAGGTGATGAGCGGTCCTCCTCCCGAGTTCCTGTGA